Proteins co-encoded in one Hydrogenobacter sp. genomic window:
- a CDS encoding methanol/ethanol family PQQ-dependent dehydrogenase, with protein MKRRVYHRLLFLFMLFATLWVGLSFANPEVEQLSHKASLWPAPGRDYHLTRYSPLSQINTRNVKNLDLAWSFSTGVLRGHEGQPLVIGNVMYVETAYPNIVYALDISKGNDYRILWKYVPQQDDRAVAVACCDTVMRGISYADGKIVMNTLDGHVIALDAKTGKELWKVKHADPYKGETITAAPIVAKDKVIVGISGGEFGVRGRVAAYDLNSGKRVWMCYNQGPDQDMCYGPRTPAKYKGLGVNTWQGDQWKIGGATVWGWFAYDPKLNLVYYGTSNPGTWNPYIRCSASTWEECQSGRYDNKWSTSIIARDADTGELVWAFQMTPYDEWDYDGVNEMILLDVNVGGKKVPALIHFDRDGFAFLLNRATGELIYAKPFVYVNWAKSWDERHARDGHTFNVVKDPAKSPWKPGDNKKDVCPSAMGGKDQQPAAYSPDTGLVYVPTNQWCMDYEPAETKYTEGAPYVGANVLMKFYEHKSPIHGLSKTPGHYGRIIAWDPAKGEIKCYIDEKYPTWSGVLVTKGGVGFYGTMDGWFRAFDLKTCKVLWSKKLGSGIIGNPISFEVNGKQYVAVYSGIGGWAGLPVTANLDPNDPYGALGSTNLSLELDLYRQATMSGVLYVFSLE; from the coding sequence ATGAAGCGGAGGGTGTATCACAGGTTACTCTTTCTGTTTATGCTTTTTGCAACCTTATGGGTTGGTCTGTCTTTTGCTAACCCTGAGGTTGAACAGCTCTCACACAAGGCCAGCCTCTGGCCAGCGCCGGGGAGAGACTATCATTTAACCAGGTACTCTCCTCTTAGTCAGATCAATACCCGTAACGTGAAGAACCTGGACTTAGCATGGAGTTTTTCCACGGGTGTGCTTAGGGGGCATGAAGGTCAACCTCTCGTGATAGGAAACGTTATGTATGTGGAAACCGCTTATCCCAACATAGTTTACGCCTTAGATATAAGCAAGGGGAACGATTACAGGATACTCTGGAAATACGTCCCTCAGCAAGATGACAGGGCGGTTGCGGTTGCTTGCTGTGATACAGTTATGAGGGGTATATCTTATGCGGACGGCAAGATAGTTATGAATACCCTTGATGGCCATGTTATAGCTCTTGATGCAAAGACGGGTAAAGAGCTTTGGAAAGTAAAGCACGCGGACCCCTACAAGGGTGAAACCATCACTGCGGCTCCCATAGTTGCAAAGGATAAAGTGATAGTGGGTATATCCGGTGGTGAGTTTGGCGTGCGTGGAAGAGTTGCCGCTTATGATCTCAACTCAGGAAAGCGTGTCTGGATGTGCTACAATCAAGGTCCAGATCAGGACATGTGCTATGGTCCAAGGACTCCCGCCAAGTATAAGGGTCTTGGTGTGAACACGTGGCAGGGTGATCAGTGGAAGATAGGAGGAGCCACCGTTTGGGGATGGTTTGCCTATGACCCTAAGCTTAACTTAGTATATTACGGGACGAGCAATCCCGGCACCTGGAATCCTTACATAAGGTGCAGCGCAAGCACGTGGGAAGAGTGCCAAAGCGGAAGATATGATAACAAATGGTCCACATCCATAATTGCTCGTGATGCAGATACGGGTGAGTTAGTATGGGCATTTCAAATGACACCTTACGATGAATGGGACTATGACGGTGTAAACGAGATGATACTGCTTGATGTCAATGTGGGAGGTAAGAAGGTACCTGCTTTGATACACTTTGATAGAGATGGTTTTGCCTTCTTACTTAACAGGGCTACTGGAGAACTCATATACGCAAAGCCCTTCGTTTACGTAAACTGGGCGAAAAGCTGGGATGAAAGGCATGCAAGGGATGGACATACCTTCAATGTCGTAAAAGATCCGGCTAAATCGCCCTGGAAACCCGGTGATAACAAGAAAGATGTTTGTCCATCAGCTATGGGTGGAAAGGACCAGCAACCAGCAGCTTACAGTCCGGACACTGGACTTGTCTATGTACCTACCAATCAATGGTGTATGGATTATGAACCTGCTGAAACCAAGTATACGGAAGGCGCTCCTTATGTCGGTGCTAACGTGCTGATGAAGTTCTATGAGCATAAATCACCCATACACGGACTTTCCAAGACACCTGGGCATTACGGCAGGATCATTGCATGGGATCCGGCTAAAGGTGAGATAAAGTGCTACATAGATGAGAAGTATCCTACATGGAGCGGTGTACTTGTCACAAAGGGTGGTGTAGGATTTTACGGGACTATGGATGGCTGGTTTAGAGCCTTTGATCTAAAAACATGCAAAGTTCTTTGGTCTAAAAAGCTCGGTTCAGGCATTATAGGTAACCCCATATCCTTTGAGGTGAATGGTAAGCAGTATGTTGCTGTGTACTCAGGTATAGGTGGATGGGCAGGTCTTCCCGTAACCGCAAACCTTGATCCCAATGACCCTTACGGCGCTTTGGGTTCCACCAACCTCTCACTTGAGCTTGATCTATACAGACAGGCTACTATGAGTGGTGTCCTCTACGTGTTCTCTCTTGAGTAA
- a CDS encoding cytochrome D1 domain-containing protein has product MRYLFILFVSAFTCVEAFASYVFVSDEEEGIYVIDADKLELVKRVELKDLGIRGIGVTKDGKYLAVASKKLGKLLVVSTENWKIVKEIPLGENPEFVKVHPKRDLLFVTYEETGKEERAYIVAIDTKNWKVSFKFEGGKESEGMAFSKDGKYLLVTNEGENSLSVYDLDTKKKLKDVNLKPYGERPRGVVCSPDGNYYAVTFESSNNMILLDNNFKPLRSVKTDAGPYGVTYSPDGSEIIVASFRAGKLDIYDARTLSKKAFLQTGKRCWHFTYTSDYKKLVVPCGNSKNVLFFDTKDLRLIKSMDNLGKPWGAVAFPRAWGSIDTP; this is encoded by the coding sequence ATGCGTTACCTTTTTATTCTCTTTGTAAGTGCATTTACTTGCGTTGAAGCTTTTGCATCTTATGTCTTTGTGAGTGATGAAGAAGAGGGAATTTACGTGATAGATGCGGATAAACTTGAACTTGTAAAACGCGTTGAGTTAAAGGATTTAGGAATAAGAGGTATAGGGGTTACCAAGGATGGTAAGTATCTGGCTGTAGCTTCAAAAAAACTCGGAAAGCTCTTAGTAGTGTCCACAGAAAATTGGAAAATAGTCAAAGAGATACCCCTGGGTGAAAATCCCGAATTCGTAAAAGTGCATCCCAAAAGGGATTTACTCTTTGTAACGTACGAAGAGACAGGAAAGGAAGAAAGAGCGTACATAGTTGCTATAGATACCAAAAACTGGAAGGTATCTTTTAAGTTTGAGGGAGGGAAAGAGAGCGAGGGTATGGCTTTTTCAAAAGATGGAAAGTACTTGCTTGTTACCAACGAAGGTGAAAACAGCTTGTCAGTCTACGATCTTGATACTAAGAAAAAGCTTAAAGATGTAAACCTAAAGCCCTACGGTGAGAGACCGCGCGGTGTTGTGTGTTCACCGGATGGGAATTATTACGCGGTCACCTTTGAAAGTTCAAATAATATGATCTTGCTTGATAATAACTTTAAACCCCTCAGGTCCGTAAAAACTGATGCCGGTCCCTACGGCGTAACATATAGTCCAGATGGTTCTGAAATTATAGTAGCATCCTTTAGAGCTGGAAAGCTTGATATCTATGATGCGAGAACTTTGAGTAAAAAGGCGTTCCTTCAAACAGGCAAAAGATGCTGGCATTTTACTTACACCTCTGATTATAAGAAGCTTGTAGTTCCATGTGGAAACTCAAAGAACGTTCTCTTTTTTGATACTAAGGACCTTCGTCTTATAAAGAGCATGGATAATCTAGGCAAACCATGGGGTGCAGTGGCTTTTCCCAGAGCGTGGGGAAGCATAGATACACCTTGA
- a CDS encoding ABC transporter substrate-binding protein, with protein sequence MREKIGLPWRVVGKFMVLPFFFIPLTSLSAPKGLTACSDPGLTPLFDMQGKGIYNKIEELIASYHGQKVERYFFPMQMGFVRHTLVEKACHFVVGVPAGYELTLNTKPLFRSTYVLVYRSDSGFDIKGIDDPILSKLKIGGIVNNPAFFYLKDRGITNYVGYNSFYDSFNRPEDNPNLQIIKDLLDKKIDVAVLWGPIAGYFVKEYNGKLKMVLPNPEGQSSVRLDYKVAIGVRKGDTHMKEYVEEAIVGEKEAIKSLLVSNGIPILPCDNCVINP encoded by the coding sequence ATGAGAGAAAAAATTGGGTTGCCATGGAGAGTGGTAGGTAAGTTTATGGTTCTACCTTTTTTCTTTATACCGCTTACTTCTCTATCCGCACCTAAAGGATTGACCGCATGCAGTGATCCGGGACTTACTCCCCTCTTTGATATGCAGGGAAAGGGCATATACAACAAAATAGAGGAACTAATAGCGAGCTATCACGGACAAAAGGTAGAGCGCTACTTTTTCCCGATGCAGATGGGGTTTGTGAGGCATACGCTTGTGGAAAAAGCCTGCCATTTTGTGGTAGGTGTACCTGCTGGTTATGAACTTACTTTAAATACCAAACCTCTATTTAGATCCACATACGTTCTCGTTTACAGGAGCGATAGCGGTTTTGATATAAAGGGTATTGATGATCCCATACTTAGCAAACTAAAAATAGGGGGCATAGTTAATAATCCTGCCTTCTTTTACCTCAAGGATAGAGGCATTACCAACTATGTGGGCTACAACAGTTTTTATGACTCTTTTAATAGACCTGAGGACAATCCAAACCTGCAGATAATAAAGGATCTTCTTGACAAAAAGATAGATGTAGCGGTACTTTGGGGTCCTATAGCTGGATATTTTGTCAAAGAGTATAACGGTAAACTCAAGATGGTGCTACCCAATCCTGAAGGTCAGAGTAGTGTGAGGCTTGATTATAAGGTAGCCATAGGTGTAAGAAAAGGGGACACACACATGAAAGAGTATGTGGAGGAAGCTATTGTGGGAGAAAAGGAAGCTATAAAGAGCCTTCTCGTTAGCAATGGCATACCCATATTACCGTGCGATAATTGTGTGATAAATCCTTGA
- a CDS encoding TonB-dependent receptor — protein sequence MKGKGFSGIFFLIVFTGISLAQDAQAPPIVITATRERKSLFELSTSAGTVEKENIQTALPNLQPADVLSRIPGVYAQDRGRNFAQDAKIIIRGFGARTQFGVREIKLFWDGVPLTMADGQGDIDKLDMSFIKHVEVLKGPLAVLYGNSAGGIIYFESEDGGLKPLSTGLKISGGSYGFHKENLKVGGQIEKFNYMLGLTSLYTTGFRDHSSARRNYANLKTTIGITDRSSLTLFIHLFDEPFAKDPGALTKTEFEKDSKQAAPMYKANDARENIQNREIGFLYQHELSPNQSFKITGYFGHRDFTGYTPVIVNDFGRDYYGVGLNWFSKFRIGERSLETTLGLDTDFMKEDRSNFQNVNGSKGTLQYTQNSNVKNVGLYTLMSFDITKSLQLSGGARYSKVDFSADYNRFSPSLLLVSGDRSFQFTSWALTMSYKPLKMVNLYAGVGRGFITPTLIELINSPSGPGGLNQNLKASKFYNYEAGIKTLLASGTYLDTSIFLVRTSDELVPKQLFPGTNYYVNAGKTERRGIEFYLTHELPFNLYTMLAYTYMEATFKDFIDTDGINKSGKKIPGIPRHTLFCEFGWKPTKKFLASVDVKYADKVWADNSNTASAESYTIVNLKSLYRFDIFGYSLDAFFRIENLFDKKYVTSVVPNATGGRYYEPGPGRNYYVGMALNF from the coding sequence GTGAAGGGAAAGGGTTTTTCTGGTATATTTTTTCTGATCGTTTTCACTGGAATTTCCCTCGCACAGGATGCACAAGCTCCACCCATCGTCATAACCGCTACAAGAGAAAGAAAATCTTTATTTGAGTTATCTACCTCGGCAGGTACTGTGGAAAAGGAAAATATCCAGACAGCCCTTCCTAACCTTCAGCCTGCTGACGTTTTGTCTCGCATTCCCGGTGTTTATGCACAAGACAGAGGCAGAAATTTTGCTCAAGATGCTAAGATAATCATAAGAGGCTTTGGAGCGAGGACACAATTCGGTGTAAGGGAAATAAAGCTCTTTTGGGATGGTGTTCCACTCACCATGGCGGATGGTCAAGGTGATATAGATAAGCTTGATATGAGTTTTATAAAGCACGTTGAGGTTTTAAAAGGTCCACTTGCGGTTCTTTATGGTAATTCCGCAGGTGGCATAATTTATTTTGAGAGCGAGGATGGAGGACTGAAACCCCTCTCGACAGGACTCAAGATATCGGGCGGAAGTTACGGCTTCCATAAAGAAAACCTTAAGGTAGGTGGACAGATAGAAAAGTTCAATTATATGCTTGGTCTTACATCTCTTTATACAACCGGTTTTCGTGATCACAGCTCAGCGAGGAGAAATTACGCAAATTTGAAAACCACTATAGGGATCACGGATAGATCATCTCTAACCTTATTTATTCACCTCTTTGATGAACCATTTGCCAAGGATCCGGGTGCTCTCACCAAAACCGAGTTTGAAAAAGACTCAAAGCAAGCGGCTCCTATGTATAAGGCAAACGATGCGAGAGAAAACATACAAAACAGAGAAATAGGGTTCCTTTACCAGCATGAACTTTCGCCAAATCAGTCTTTTAAGATAACAGGGTATTTCGGACACAGGGACTTTACTGGATACACACCCGTAATAGTGAACGATTTCGGAAGAGATTATTACGGTGTAGGTCTTAATTGGTTTAGTAAGTTTAGGATTGGGGAAAGAAGTTTAGAGACTACCTTAGGTTTAGATACAGACTTTATGAAAGAAGATAGAAGCAACTTCCAAAATGTAAATGGAAGTAAGGGGACGCTCCAGTACACCCAAAACAGCAATGTGAAAAACGTAGGACTTTATACGCTTATGAGTTTTGACATTACAAAAAGTTTGCAACTGAGTGGAGGTGCAAGATACTCAAAAGTGGATTTTAGCGCTGATTATAACAGATTTTCTCCCTCCTTACTGTTGGTGTCAGGCGATAGAAGTTTTCAATTCACAAGTTGGGCGTTAACGATGAGTTACAAACCACTTAAGATGGTAAATCTTTATGCGGGTGTGGGCAGGGGCTTTATAACACCAACCCTCATAGAGCTTATAAACTCGCCTTCCGGTCCTGGTGGTTTAAATCAGAACTTAAAAGCTTCTAAGTTCTACAACTACGAGGCTGGTATAAAGACGCTTCTTGCAAGCGGAACTTATTTAGACACATCCATCTTTCTGGTGAGAACTTCAGACGAACTTGTGCCAAAGCAACTATTTCCGGGTACGAACTACTATGTGAATGCTGGAAAGACAGAAAGGAGGGGAATTGAATTTTATCTGACACATGAGCTTCCCTTTAATCTTTATACCATGTTGGCGTACACTTACATGGAAGCCACCTTTAAGGACTTTATAGACACGGATGGCATAAACAAATCAGGTAAGAAGATTCCTGGCATACCCAGACATACCCTCTTTTGTGAGTTTGGGTGGAAACCCACAAAGAAATTCTTAGCTTCTGTTGATGTAAAGTATGCGGACAAGGTTTGGGCGGACAACAGTAATACCGCAAGTGCGGAAAGCTACACTATAGTAAACCTGAAAAGTTTGTATAGGTTTGATATTTTTGGTTACAGTTTGGATGCTTTCTTTAGAATTGAGAACCTTTTTGATAAAAAGTATGTGACATCCGTTGTACCGAATGCAACAGGCGGAAGATATTACGAACCAGGACCAGGCAGAAATTACTATGTGGGTATGGCGTTGAATTTTTAG
- a CDS encoding (2Fe-2S)-binding protein, producing MKERVSLTINKIPYTLEVEPRTLLVYAIRELLNMTGTHVGCDTSSCGACTVLMNGKAVKSCTVLALQADGAEIITVEGLASDSELHPVQEGFKEEHGLQCGFCTPGMMIVSCDILETEEELDEDKVRKLLKGNLCRCTGYQNIVKAIMYAKEKTAVAK from the coding sequence ATGAAAGAGAGGGTAAGCCTCACTATCAACAAAATCCCTTACACCTTGGAGGTGGAACCCAGAACACTGCTCGTGTATGCCATAAGGGAACTGCTCAATATGACTGGAACGCACGTAGGGTGTGATACGAGCAGTTGTGGTGCATGCACCGTTCTTATGAACGGTAAGGCAGTCAAATCGTGTACCGTGTTAGCCCTTCAGGCTGATGGTGCAGAGATAATAACGGTTGAAGGACTTGCTTCAGATTCGGAGCTTCATCCCGTGCAAGAAGGCTTCAAAGAAGAACACGGTCTTCAGTGCGGTTTTTGTACTCCGGGTATGATGATAGTGTCCTGCGACATACTTGAGACCGAAGAAGAACTTGACGAAGACAAGGTAAGAAAGCTCCTAAAGGGTAATCTCTGCAGATGTACGGGATACCAAAATATCGTAAAAGCGATAATGTATGCTAAAGAAAAAACAGCAGTAGCAAAGTAA
- a CDS encoding xanthine dehydrogenase family protein molybdopterin-binding subunit, translated as MVIGKPLRRFEDDRLIRGLGQYVEDIKLPRMAYAVFVRSQVAHGRIKSINTQEAKKVEGVIAVITGQDIKDKVGKNFTAWIVPNSNQVSADVSSRYLLAVDKVRYVGEPVALVIAESREKAFDAAELVEVEYEELPAVASVEKAIQEGAPLVHEEAPGNIALRWHVKNGDVDKVFSEADRIIKQRIYVNRAAPVPMEPRACIADYNSATGKLTLWVTSQNPHIHRFYLSVVLGLPEHKIRVIAPDVGGGFGAKIDIYNEELIVSYASILLKRPIKWVETRSEHFVASLHGRDFLAELEFAVKNDGRVLGIRGKSYANMGAYLATVAPGVATVLHGLILPGPYKIEAFDYVMHGVFTNTMLLDADRGAGRPEAIFLLERMMDIVADELGMDPLELRKKNYLPAGENVQTVTGLSYDSIDFGKVLKKFEEVVDYKALRDMQKKAREEGRYIGIGIVSSIDICGFAPSPVVGAVGLQAGQWESAVVRVHPTGKVTVLSGAHSHGQGGDTTYAQIVADVLGVPVDSIEVLHGDTDMIPMGWGTYGSRGTSTGGSAVYKAAEKVREKGRVIAAHMLGTKPEEIEFSEGIYYLKSDPSKKVTIQDVALQANVAWNLPPGVEPGLEAEAFFDPPNFTFPFGIHCCVVEVMPDTGEVKFLKYVAVDDAGRIINPLLAEAQIQGGIVHGIGHAMYENIVYTEDGQLLTGSFNEYALPKAHLVPKMETYFTETPSPANPLGVKGLGEEGAIAGQIAVANAIIDAIKPFGVKHLDGPYTPSRIWRAINKLEV; from the coding sequence ATGGTTATAGGAAAACCTTTGAGAAGGTTTGAGGATGACAGGCTTATAAGGGGTTTGGGGCAGTATGTGGAGGATATAAAGCTACCGCGGATGGCTTATGCGGTATTTGTGAGATCTCAGGTTGCTCACGGTAGGATAAAGAGTATAAACACGCAAGAGGCAAAGAAGGTTGAAGGCGTAATAGCTGTGATTACTGGACAGGACATAAAGGATAAGGTAGGTAAAAACTTCACCGCATGGATAGTGCCTAACAGTAATCAAGTCAGTGCGGATGTATCTTCGAGGTATCTGCTCGCGGTTGATAAAGTTAGGTATGTAGGTGAGCCTGTAGCTCTGGTGATAGCAGAAAGCAGAGAAAAAGCCTTTGATGCTGCTGAGCTTGTAGAGGTTGAATATGAAGAGCTTCCGGCGGTAGCGAGTGTTGAAAAAGCTATACAAGAAGGTGCTCCTTTGGTTCATGAAGAGGCACCGGGTAATATAGCCCTAAGGTGGCATGTAAAGAACGGAGATGTAGATAAGGTCTTTTCCGAGGCTGACAGGATAATAAAGCAAAGGATATACGTAAACAGAGCTGCACCTGTACCTATGGAACCGAGAGCTTGCATAGCCGATTACAATTCTGCCACAGGTAAGCTAACCTTATGGGTTACCTCTCAGAACCCTCACATACACAGATTTTACCTCTCTGTAGTTTTAGGTCTACCCGAGCATAAAATCAGGGTCATAGCACCTGATGTAGGTGGTGGGTTTGGAGCAAAGATAGACATATACAATGAGGAACTTATAGTCTCTTACGCTTCCATTTTGCTCAAAAGACCTATAAAGTGGGTAGAGACGAGAAGTGAGCATTTTGTAGCGTCATTGCACGGGAGGGATTTTCTTGCGGAACTTGAATTCGCTGTAAAGAATGATGGAAGAGTACTCGGAATAAGGGGTAAAAGTTACGCTAATATGGGGGCTTATCTGGCAACTGTAGCTCCTGGTGTCGCCACAGTACTTCACGGTCTAATACTTCCCGGTCCTTATAAGATAGAGGCTTTTGATTATGTGATGCACGGAGTTTTTACAAACACTATGCTCCTTGATGCGGACAGAGGAGCGGGAAGACCTGAAGCTATATTTTTACTTGAAAGGATGATGGACATTGTGGCGGACGAGCTTGGTATGGATCCCCTTGAGCTAAGAAAGAAAAACTACCTTCCAGCGGGTGAGAATGTCCAAACTGTAACTGGGCTTTCTTATGACTCTATAGACTTCGGTAAGGTACTCAAAAAATTTGAGGAAGTTGTGGACTACAAGGCTTTGAGAGATATGCAGAAAAAAGCGAGGGAAGAGGGAAGATATATAGGCATAGGTATAGTTTCAAGTATAGACATATGCGGTTTTGCACCCTCACCTGTTGTTGGAGCTGTAGGCTTGCAAGCGGGACAATGGGAAAGTGCGGTGGTGCGTGTTCATCCTACGGGTAAGGTAACAGTCCTTTCAGGTGCGCACTCTCATGGTCAGGGAGGCGATACTACCTACGCTCAAATAGTTGCGGATGTGCTTGGTGTGCCTGTCGATTCCATAGAGGTGCTTCACGGGGATACTGACATGATACCTATGGGTTGGGGAACATATGGAAGCAGAGGTACATCCACCGGTGGTTCTGCCGTTTACAAAGCTGCGGAGAAAGTAAGGGAAAAGGGAAGGGTCATAGCGGCGCATATGCTCGGTACTAAGCCTGAAGAAATTGAGTTTAGCGAAGGTATTTATTACCTCAAGTCCGATCCATCCAAAAAGGTAACCATTCAAGACGTTGCCCTTCAAGCAAATGTAGCGTGGAACCTACCTCCGGGTGTTGAGCCAGGGCTTGAGGCGGAAGCCTTCTTTGATCCACCCAACTTTACCTTCCCCTTTGGCATACACTGTTGTGTAGTAGAGGTAATGCCCGATACTGGCGAGGTAAAATTCTTAAAGTATGTAGCCGTTGACGATGCAGGTAGAATAATAAATCCGCTACTTGCTGAAGCTCAGATACAGGGGGGAATAGTGCATGGCATAGGTCACGCCATGTATGAAAATATAGTCTATACTGAAGATGGACAGCTACTTACCGGTTCTTTTAACGAGTATGCCCTGCCTAAGGCTCACTTAGTACCCAAGATGGAAACTTACTTCACGGAAACACCAAGTCCTGCCAACCCCTTAGGTGTCAAAGGACTTGGTGAAGAGGGAGCCATTGCAGGACAGATAGCTGTCGCTAATGCCATAATAGATGCCATAAAACCCT